In Tenacibaculum pacificus, a single window of DNA contains:
- the map gene encoding type I methionyl aminopeptidase encodes MIKPKTREEIEIMRESALIVSKTLGMLAKEVKPGVSTLYLDKLAEDFIRAEGAIPGFLGLYDFPNTLCMSPNSQVVHGIPNKTPLIEGDIISIDCGALKNGFYGDHAYTFAVGEIAAETQKLLDVTRESLYVGIRELKVGNRVGDVGFAIQNFTEKHGYGVVRELVGHGLGRVMHEDPEMPNYGQRGRGKKFIEGMVVAIEPMTNLGTHKILQHDDGWTITTLDNKPSAHFEHDVAIVNGKPELLSTFKYVHEALGIETNEEDEFRA; translated from the coding sequence ATGATCAAACCAAAAACTAGAGAAGAAATAGAAATAATGCGTGAAAGTGCATTAATAGTATCAAAAACTTTAGGAATGTTAGCTAAAGAGGTAAAACCTGGAGTTTCTACTTTATACTTAGATAAACTTGCTGAAGATTTTATCCGCGCAGAAGGAGCAATTCCTGGTTTTTTAGGATTATATGATTTTCCAAATACACTTTGTATGAGTCCAAACTCGCAAGTAGTACACGGAATCCCTAACAAAACTCCTTTAATTGAAGGCGATATTATTTCGATTGATTGTGGAGCTCTTAAAAATGGTTTTTACGGAGATCATGCCTACACTTTTGCTGTTGGTGAAATTGCTGCTGAAACTCAAAAATTATTAGACGTAACTAGAGAAAGTTTATACGTTGGTATTCGTGAATTAAAAGTAGGAAATCGTGTTGGTGATGTTGGTTTTGCTATTCAAAACTTTACTGAAAAACATGGTTACGGAGTAGTTCGTGAATTAGTTGGTCATGGTTTAGGACGTGTAATGCACGAAGACCCAGAAATGCCTAATTACGGTCAAAGAGGTCGTGGTAAAAAGTTTATTGAAGGAATGGTTGTTGCCATTGAACCGATGACAAACTTAGGAACTCACAAGATTTTACAACATGATGACGGTTGGACAATTACAACTTTAGACAACAAGCCTTCTGCTCATTTTGAACATGATGTTGCTATTGTTAATGGAAAACCAGAATTACTTTCTACCTTTAAATATGTGCACGAAGCGTTAGGTATTGAAACTAACGAAGAAGACGAATTTAGAGCATAA
- a CDS encoding FAD:protein FMN transferase — translation MINKIVYILCISVFLISCKKEVKSSKNNLQGFVFGTTYNITYFENENKANYQKSIDSLFSLVNNSLSTYLPTSDISKINKGDTTVVVDDMFIEVFAKAKKIYKETDGYFDPTIGKLINAYGFGSGKERKNLSSEEIKKLMIDVGFDKVVLKNNKVYRQSDQIEFNVNAFAKGYGVDIIGRFLEDKKINNYLIEIGGEIRARGKKNGKLWKVAIEKPNIDGTRSLQKIISLDNESMATSGNYRKFKLNGNGKKIVHTINAKTGLANESNLLSVSVRLKGDCADVDAYATAFLAMGLEKTKVFLQKYPELKVVLLYNDENNELKEFEN, via the coding sequence TTAATAAAATAGTTTACATTTTATGTATATCAGTATTTTTAATTTCTTGTAAAAAAGAAGTTAAATCATCAAAAAATAACTTACAAGGCTTTGTTTTTGGTACAACTTATAATATTACTTATTTTGAAAATGAAAATAAAGCTAATTATCAAAAATCAATAGATAGTTTATTTAGTTTAGTTAATAATTCATTATCTACGTATTTACCAACTTCGGATATTTCAAAGATAAATAAAGGCGATACTACCGTAGTTGTTGATGATATGTTTATTGAAGTTTTTGCAAAAGCGAAAAAAATATATAAAGAAACAGATGGTTATTTTGACCCTACAATTGGTAAATTAATTAATGCTTACGGATTTGGGTCGGGTAAGGAGCGTAAAAATTTATCATCCGAAGAAATTAAAAAATTAATGATTGATGTTGGTTTTGATAAAGTTGTATTGAAAAATAATAAAGTATATCGTCAATCAGATCAGATTGAATTTAATGTAAATGCTTTTGCTAAAGGATACGGTGTTGATATTATCGGTCGGTTTTTAGAGGATAAAAAAATCAACAATTATTTAATTGAAATTGGAGGTGAAATTAGAGCAAGAGGAAAAAAGAATGGTAAATTATGGAAAGTTGCCATAGAAAAACCAAATATTGATGGAACACGCTCACTTCAAAAAATAATTTCGTTGGATAATGAATCAATGGCTACTTCTGGTAATTATCGAAAATTTAAACTAAATGGAAATGGTAAAAAAATTGTACATACTATTAATGCTAAAACAGGTTTAGCTAATGAAAGTAATTTATTAAGTGTTTCAGTGCGATTAAAAGGCGATTGTGCCGATGTAGATGCTTATGCAACAGCTTTTTTAGCTATGGGATTAGAAAAAACTAAAGTGTTTTTACAAAAATATCCTGAGTTAAAAGTAGTTTTATTATATAATGATGAAAATAATGAATTGAAAGAATTTGAAAATTAA
- a CDS encoding class I SAM-dependent methyltransferase encodes MKIFKSILNTIPRPLLIKASYLVSPIIAWWLKGDVFTDPIDGKSFRKFLPYGYGIQRENALSPSTLSLERHRLLWLYLQNETTFLSSNNSSDKKLKVLHIAPEQCFLDIFRKQKNLEYITSDLESPIADVKADICDLPFKDNEFDVVFCNHVLEHITDDTKAMQELYRVLKVGGFGVFQIPQDLSREKTFEDDSITDEKERTKIFGQYDHVRVYGRDYFDKLRSIGFKVDEVDFTKKIAPEKLERFALMKGEILPVCFKN; translated from the coding sequence TTGAAAATATTCAAATCCATATTAAATACCATTCCACGACCTTTATTAATTAAAGCTAGTTATTTGGTTAGTCCAATAATTGCATGGTGGTTAAAAGGTGATGTTTTTACCGATCCTATTGACGGAAAATCATTCAGAAAATTTTTGCCTTACGGATACGGAATTCAAAGAGAAAATGCACTTTCACCTTCTACTCTATCTTTAGAAAGACATCGTTTATTATGGTTGTATTTACAAAATGAAACTACTTTTTTATCTTCAAATAATTCTTCGGATAAAAAATTAAAAGTACTTCATATTGCACCTGAACAATGCTTTTTAGATATCTTCAGAAAACAAAAAAACTTAGAATATATTACTTCTGATTTAGAATCGCCAATTGCTGATGTAAAAGCTGATATTTGCGATTTACCTTTTAAAGATAATGAATTTGATGTTGTTTTTTGTAATCATGTTTTAGAACATATTACGGATGATACCAAAGCAATGCAAGAATTATACAGAGTTTTAAAAGTTGGCGGATTTGGTGTTTTTCAGATTCCGCAAGATTTATCAAGAGAAAAAACCTTTGAAGACGATTCAATTACCGATGAAAAAGAACGCACAAAAATATTCGGACAATACGACCATGTACGTGTTTATGGTCGTGATTATTTTGACAAACTTCGCTCAATAGGTTTTAAAGTTGATGAAGTTGATTTCACAAAAAAAATCGCTCCAGAAAAACTAGAACGATTTGCTTTAATGAAAGGCGAAATTTTACCTGTATGTTTTAAGAATTAA